A region from the Dehalococcoides mccartyi CG5 genome encodes:
- the rpsG gene encoding 30S ribosomal protein S7, whose amino-acid sequence MPRRARKFKRAVAPDSRYNSLMLSNFINKLMMHGQKATAQRIVYDAIDIMGKQENKEGLAVFEQGLKNATPFIEVKPRRVGGATYQVPIEVRPDRAQTMAMRWIIKAARKRTGKSMAERLASEMLEASREQGAAVKKREETHKMAEANRAFAHYRW is encoded by the coding sequence ATGCCTAGAAGAGCACGAAAATTTAAAAGAGCAGTTGCCCCGGATTCCAGGTATAACAGCCTGATGCTTTCCAATTTCATAAACAAGCTTATGATGCATGGCCAGAAGGCCACCGCCCAGAGGATTGTTTATGATGCAATTGATATAATGGGTAAACAGGAAAATAAAGAGGGTTTGGCGGTATTTGAGCAGGGTCTTAAAAATGCCACTCCTTTTATTGAGGTTAAACCCCGCCGTGTAGGCGGTGCTACTTACCAGGTACCTATTGAGGTGCGTCCTGACCGCGCCCAGACCATGGCCATGCGCTGGATTATTAAGGCCGCCCGCAAGCGGACCGGCAAGTCTATGGCTGAAAGGTTGGCTTCTGAAATGCTGGAAGCCTCCCGTGAGCAGGGTGCTGCTGTTAAGAAAAGAGAAGAGACCCACAAGATGGCCGAGGCCAACCGCGCTTTCGCCCATTACAGGTGGTAG
- the fusA gene encoding elongation factor G: protein MSDRKYPLERVRNIGIIAHIDAGKTTTTERILYLTKRTHKIGNIDEGTTVMDWMEQEKARGITITSAATSAYWNGHHLNIIDTPGHVDFTAEVERSLRVLDGGVVVFDGVAGVEAQSETVWRQASRYGVPRICFINKMDRTGANYERTLGMIAERLKAKYLPLQIPIGCAETFRGNCDLLDFKCYGMDNSPEEPVETFDLPAAEKERAVKFRNMMIERLAEEDDEVMEAYLAGEELPIEKLKAAIRRVCLANKAIPIFCGTSLRNKGVKRLLDAVCDYLPSPLDIPAMKGTDPKTGESIERHTSDTEPFSALAFKIVSDPFVGRLVYFRIYSGSISAGSGAYNSTRGERERIGRLIRMHANDREEIEYADAGEIVASLGLRNTFTGDTLCDQNAPILLENIKFPEPVINLAIEPKTRSDQDKMTEGLQKLAEEDPTFKVKFDDETGQTVIYGMGELHLDVLVSRLLSEFKVNAGVGKPRVAYREAITAHAKAQGKFVRQSGGRGQYGDVTIEIEPRERGAGYEFVDNVKGGAIPRNFLMAAESGIRDTLETGVYAGYPMVDVKVIATDGSYHDVDSNENAFKMAGSMAIKAAVAKAKPILLEPIMKLEAVTPEEYMGDVIGDLNSRRGQIISVEPSPETTVITGTVPLAESFGYTTDLRSVTKGRATFSMEFESYREMPGELATQVVEAAGKK, encoded by the coding sequence ATGAGCGACAGGAAATACCCTCTGGAGAGGGTTCGTAATATAGGTATCATTGCCCACATAGACGCCGGAAAGACGACTACGACTGAGCGTATCCTTTACCTTACCAAACGTACCCATAAAATCGGCAATATTGACGAGGGTACCACCGTAATGGACTGGATGGAGCAGGAAAAAGCCAGAGGTATAACTATTACTTCTGCCGCTACTTCTGCTTACTGGAATGGGCATCACCTTAACATTATAGATACTCCCGGACATGTGGATTTTACCGCTGAGGTTGAGCGCAGTCTGCGTGTACTTGATGGCGGGGTGGTGGTATTTGACGGAGTGGCCGGTGTTGAAGCCCAGTCTGAAACTGTATGGCGTCAGGCCAGCCGCTATGGTGTACCCCGTATCTGCTTTATTAACAAGATGGACCGCACCGGTGCTAATTACGAACGTACTCTGGGTATGATTGCAGAACGCCTTAAGGCCAAATATCTGCCTCTTCAGATACCCATTGGTTGTGCTGAAACTTTCCGCGGCAACTGTGACCTGCTTGATTTCAAGTGTTACGGTATGGATAACAGCCCGGAAGAACCTGTTGAAACATTTGATTTGCCCGCTGCTGAAAAAGAACGGGCTGTGAAATTCCGCAATATGATGATAGAGCGTCTGGCTGAAGAAGATGACGAGGTTATGGAAGCCTATCTGGCCGGTGAAGAACTGCCGATAGAAAAGCTGAAAGCCGCTATCCGCCGGGTATGTTTGGCCAATAAAGCCATTCCCATATTCTGCGGCACTTCTCTTCGCAACAAGGGCGTAAAAAGACTGCTGGATGCGGTCTGTGACTATCTGCCTTCACCTTTGGACATTCCGGCTATGAAAGGGACTGATCCTAAAACTGGTGAATCGATAGAGCGTCATACCAGTGACACCGAGCCTTTCTCCGCTCTGGCTTTTAAGATTGTATCCGACCCGTTTGTAGGTCGTCTGGTATACTTCCGGATTTACTCCGGTAGCATTTCAGCCGGCTCCGGTGCTTATAACAGCACCCGCGGTGAGCGTGAACGCATAGGCCGTCTTATCCGTATGCATGCCAATGACCGTGAAGAGATTGAGTATGCTGATGCGGGTGAAATCGTGGCCAGTCTGGGTCTTCGCAATACCTTTACCGGTGACACCTTGTGCGACCAGAATGCTCCGATTTTGCTTGAAAATATCAAGTTCCCTGAACCGGTTATCAATTTGGCCATAGAGCCTAAGACCCGTTCGGACCAGGATAAGATGACTGAAGGTCTGCAGAAACTGGCTGAAGAAGATCCTACTTTCAAGGTCAAGTTTGATGATGAGACCGGACAAACTGTTATATATGGTATGGGAGAACTTCACCTTGATGTGCTGGTCAGCCGGTTGCTGTCTGAGTTCAAGGTTAATGCAGGCGTGGGTAAACCCCGCGTAGCGTATCGTGAGGCCATTACCGCTCATGCCAAGGCACAGGGTAAATTTGTCCGCCAGTCCGGTGGTCGCGGTCAATATGGTGATGTTACTATTGAGATTGAACCCCGTGAGCGCGGCGCAGGTTACGAATTTGTTGATAACGTTAAGGGTGGGGCTATACCCCGCAACTTCCTGATGGCGGCAGAGTCCGGTATCAGGGATACGTTGGAGACTGGTGTATATGCCGGTTACCCCATGGTTGATGTAAAAGTAATCGCCACTGATGGTAGCTACCATGATGTAGACTCTAATGAAAATGCTTTCAAGATGGCTGGTTCCATGGCTATCAAAGCGGCTGTTGCCAAGGCAAAACCGATACTGCTTGAGCCCATTATGAAACTTGAAGCAGTCACTCCTGAAGAATATATGGGTGATGTTATCGGTGACCTGAATTCACGCCGGGGGCAGATTATCTCAGTAGAACCCAGTCCTGAAACTACCGTTATCACTGGCACCGTGCCTTTGGCTGAAAGCTTTGGTTATACTACGGATCTTCGGTCAGTAACCAAGGGACGGGCTACTTTCTCTATGGAGTTTGAATCTTATCGTGAAATGCCAGGCGAATTGGCCACGCAGGTCGTTGAAGCCGCCGGCAAGAAATAA
- the rplC gene encoding 50S ribosomal protein L3 gives MIQGIIGKKIGMTQIFQEDGKAQPVTLVEAGPCVVVQVKTEKQDGYEAVQLGYGKAKHITSAVKGQCRGFGEFKVLREVDVDDIAAVSVGDQITVSDFKDGEKIDASGVSRGRGFSGVVKRWHFAGGPKTHGQSDRHRAPGSIGSTTTPGRIYKGKHMAGHMGNEAVTIRNLVVLKTDAEKNLLMVKGAIPGGKNTIILIKKTGK, from the coding sequence ATGATTCAAGGTATTATCGGTAAAAAAATCGGTATGACCCAGATATTCCAAGAGGACGGCAAGGCTCAGCCGGTCACCTTGGTGGAGGCTGGTCCGTGTGTAGTGGTCCAGGTCAAGACCGAAAAGCAGGACGGCTATGAGGCTGTTCAGCTAGGTTACGGCAAGGCCAAGCATATCACTTCGGCTGTAAAGGGCCAGTGCAGAGGCTTTGGTGAATTCAAAGTGCTGCGCGAAGTAGATGTTGATGATATTGCGGCGGTCAGTGTCGGTGACCAGATTACGGTCAGTGACTTTAAGGACGGCGAAAAGATAGACGCCAGTGGCGTCTCCAGAGGGCGTGGTTTCTCAGGCGTTGTAAAACGCTGGCATTTTGCCGGTGGTCCCAAAACCCATGGTCAATCTGACCGTCATAGGGCTCCGGGTTCCATCGGTTCCACCACCACCCCCGGCCGTATTTATAAGGGCAAGCACATGGCGGGTCACATGGGGAACGAGGCGGTTACTATCCGCAATCTGGTTGTGCTTAAAACCGACGCAGAGAAAAATCTGCTGATGGTCAAGGGCGCTATCCCCGGTGGCAAGAATACTATAATATTAATTAAGAAAACGGGTAAATAA
- the rpsL gene encoding 30S ribosomal protein S12, which translates to MPTVNQLVRKGRTSAAKKYKAPALHYSFNSLRNKVAFGDGSPQKRGVCTQVKTTTPKKPNSALRKIARVRLSNHMEVTAYIPGEGHNLQEHSVVLIRGGRVPDLPGVRYHIIRGTLDTAGVANRQQGRSRYGAKKGKAAPAKKK; encoded by the coding sequence ATGCCAACGGTTAATCAGCTAGTAAGAAAAGGGCGCACAAGTGCGGCCAAGAAGTACAAGGCACCTGCGCTGCATTACAGTTTCAATTCTCTGCGCAACAAGGTAGCTTTCGGTGATGGCTCTCCCCAGAAAAGGGGCGTCTGCACCCAGGTAAAAACCACTACTCCTAAAAAGCCGAATTCGGCTTTGCGCAAGATTGCCAGAGTAAGGCTGAGCAACCATATGGAAGTTACTGCTTATATCCCCGGTGAAGGCCATAATCTTCAGGAACACTCTGTGGTTCTGATACGTGGCGGCCGTGTGCCTGACCTACCGGGTGTTCGTTATCACATCATTCGCGGTACTCTTGATACCGCTGGTGTGGCAAATCGGCAGCAGGGTCGCAGCAGATACGGCGCCAAAAAAGGCAAAGCCGCTCCTGCCAAGAAGAAATAA
- the rpsJ gene encoding 30S ribosomal protein S10 has protein sequence MAKQKIRIKLKGFDHKILDQSALQIVEALERTGATISGPVPLPTRIQRYSVIRASFIDKDSQEQFEIRTHKRLIDIVETTSKTIDALTNLNLPAGVSIDIKL, from the coding sequence ATGGCTAAACAAAAAATCAGGATAAAACTCAAGGGCTTTGACCACAAGATTCTGGATCAGTCTGCATTGCAGATTGTAGAAGCTCTGGAACGGACAGGGGCTACTATATCAGGGCCGGTTCCTCTGCCTACCCGTATCCAGCGTTACAGTGTCATACGCGCATCCTTTATTGATAAGGATTCACAGGAACAGTTTGAGATAAGGACTCATAAACGTCTTATTGACATAGTGGAAACTACATCTAAGACTATTGATGCCTTAACCAATCTGAACCTCCCAGCTGGCGTAAGCATAGATATTAAACTTTAG
- the aroF gene encoding 3-deoxy-7-phosphoheptulonate synthase: MIIMKKDASQEELENVIAEVRRCGLKTDVSKGAFRTIIGLIGDEKSIPFAYFSSLPGVKEARMVETPYKLISREYSNLWQAEGMTREIKVKDIIIGGDEPVFIAGPCAVESKEALMKIAEGAKMAGAQILRGGVYKPRSSVHSFQGLGSAGKDEATEALSWLKEAGERFEMAVMTEVRGESQADLVAEFVDILQVGSRNMYDQDLLATVARKGKPVMYKRHFGASMEEFLSFAEYIAAEGNKDIILCERGIVPVGKGKSFTRYNLDLAAVPIALKETYLPIMVDPSHATGRRDLIYSMSCAAMAAGANGLMVEVHTNPAEALVDASQMITPPELKELIDTCRQINKLVKKH; encoded by the coding sequence ATGATTATCATGAAAAAAGATGCCAGTCAGGAAGAACTAGAAAACGTAATTGCCGAGGTTCGCCGCTGCGGTCTCAAGACCGATGTATCAAAGGGGGCATTCAGAACCATTATCGGCCTTATAGGAGATGAAAAATCTATCCCGTTTGCTTACTTTTCCAGCTTGCCCGGCGTCAAGGAAGCCCGTATGGTGGAAACCCCGTACAAGCTTATCAGCCGCGAATACTCAAACCTGTGGCAGGCTGAAGGAATGACCCGTGAGATAAAAGTAAAAGATATAATTATCGGCGGAGACGAGCCGGTCTTCATTGCCGGGCCTTGCGCAGTGGAAAGCAAAGAAGCCCTGATGAAAATAGCCGAAGGGGCAAAGATGGCCGGTGCCCAGATACTCAGAGGCGGCGTTTACAAACCCCGCTCATCTGTCCATTCTTTCCAGGGGCTGGGTTCTGCCGGCAAGGATGAGGCCACCGAAGCCCTTTCCTGGCTGAAAGAGGCCGGAGAACGCTTTGAGATGGCAGTAATGACCGAGGTGCGGGGCGAATCACAGGCAGATTTGGTAGCCGAATTTGTAGACATACTACAGGTAGGCTCGCGCAATATGTATGATCAGGATCTGTTGGCAACAGTGGCCAGAAAAGGCAAACCCGTTATGTACAAACGCCACTTCGGTGCCAGTATGGAAGAATTCCTTTCCTTTGCCGAATATATAGCCGCAGAAGGAAATAAGGATATAATATTGTGCGAAAGAGGCATAGTGCCGGTGGGCAAGGGTAAAAGCTTCACCCGCTACAATCTGGATTTGGCGGCAGTACCCATAGCCTTAAAGGAAACCTACCTGCCCATCATGGTTGACCCCAGCCATGCCACCGGACGGCGTGATCTGATATACAGCATGAGCTGTGCCGCCATGGCCGCCGGGGCTAACGGACTGATGGTGGAAGTGCATACCAACCCGGCAGAAGCTCTGGTGGATGCATCCCAAATGATAACTCCGCCGGAACTGAAAGAACTCATTGACACCTGCCGTCAGATAAACAAACTGGTGAAAAAACACTAA
- the rplD gene encoding 50S ribosomal protein L4, with amino-acid sequence MEIPVYNASGEIVKNINISEDVFGVPFNEALVHQAFVAQQANARQGTQSTKTRGEVQGSSRKIYRQKGTGNARMGTNRSPVRRHGGVAFGPRPRDFSKDLPKKMRRQAIRCVLSFKLESGELKVIDQLSFDEPKTRDMAKILTALQVISPTLIAVDNPDTNFIKSARNIPAVKTTPANLLNISDMLKNKQLVMTEEAVRQVEELWGQRSG; translated from the coding sequence GTGGAAATTCCTGTTTATAACGCATCCGGAGAAATCGTAAAGAATATCAATATCAGTGAAGACGTCTTTGGCGTACCCTTCAATGAAGCTCTGGTTCATCAGGCTTTTGTAGCCCAGCAGGCGAATGCCCGCCAGGGTACTCAGTCAACTAAGACCAGAGGTGAAGTTCAGGGTTCAAGCCGCAAGATATATCGTCAGAAGGGTACCGGTAATGCCCGCATGGGTACCAACCGCTCACCCGTCAGGCGGCACGGCGGCGTGGCCTTTGGTCCTCGCCCCAGAGACTTCAGCAAGGATCTTCCCAAAAAGATGCGCCGTCAGGCCATCAGGTGTGTGTTGTCCTTTAAGCTGGAGAGCGGCGAACTGAAGGTTATTGACCAACTTAGCTTTGATGAACCTAAAACCAGAGATATGGCAAAAATACTGACAGCTCTTCAGGTAATCTCGCCCACTCTTATAGCGGTAGATAATCCTGATACCAATTTTATCAAGTCTGCTCGCAATATACCGGCAGTCAAGACCACTCCGGCTAATTTGTTGAACATATCTGATATGCTCAAGAATAAGCAACTGGTTATGACTGAAGAAGCGGTACGTCAGGTTGAAGAACTCTGGGGTCAGCGCTCAGGCTAA